The following proteins are co-located in the Pseudomonadota bacterium genome:
- a CDS encoding zinc ribbon domain-containing protein, with translation MPIYEYKCGDCGKISEFLILGKGEELFCKSCKSQNLAKLISAHNTTSSSSDFGGSMSDSCCGSPNSCGSSFGSCGNPGGCCAG, from the coding sequence ATGCCGATCTATGAATATAAATGTGGAGATTGCGGAAAGATAAGTGAATTCTTAATTTTAGGAAAGGGTGAAGAGCTGTTCTGCAAATCATGTAAAAGTCAGAATCTTGCAAAACTTATATCAGCCCATAACACCACTTCTTCAAGCAGTGACTTTGGGGGAAGTATGTCCGACAGTTGTTGCGGGAGCCCCAACAGCTGCGGCAGTTCTTTTGGCAGTTGCGGCAATCCTGGCGGGTGTTGCGCCGGTTAA
- a CDS encoding diguanylate cyclase: MKVCFAVEENDGMESTVYNHFGSAPEFVVVDTELKKTVTIKNRDIQHAHGACNPVAAIGGHQIDAVIVGGIGAGALMKLNEEGIRVFRSVANTIKDNLVLLTEKKLPEMTVRQTCGGHQGKCGH, translated from the coding sequence ATGAAAGTTTGTTTTGCAGTAGAGGAAAATGACGGTATGGAAAGCACTGTCTATAACCATTTCGGCTCAGCGCCGGAATTTGTTGTTGTCGATACTGAGCTTAAAAAGACAGTAACTATAAAAAACAGGGATATTCAACATGCACACGGGGCATGCAATCCGGTTGCGGCTATAGGTGGGCATCAGATCGATGCAGTAATTGTCGGCGGCATAGGTGCCGGCGCCCTCATGAAACTCAATGAGGAAGGAATAAGGGTTTTCAGGTCTGTTGCAAATACTATAAAAGATAATCTCGTTTTGTTGACAGAGAAAAAACTTCCTGAAATGACTGTTCGCCAAACATGCGGTGGTCATCAGGGAAAATGCGGCCATTAA
- a CDS encoding DUF134 domain-containing protein, whose translation MSRPKKCRCINCSPNASYFKPKGIPLINLEEVLLSLDEFEAIRLADHEGLYHEEAAVRMSISRATFGRILDGARSKVADAIINGKALKIETINDVNK comes from the coding sequence ATGTCAAGACCAAAAAAATGCAGGTGTATCAATTGTTCTCCCAATGCTTCATATTTTAAACCAAAAGGTATCCCCCTGATAAACCTCGAAGAGGTCTTGTTAAGTCTGGATGAATTTGAGGCTATCCGTCTTGCCGACCATGAAGGACTTTACCATGAGGAAGCTGCCGTGAGAATGAGCATATCCCGCGCAACATTCGGACGGATACTTGACGGCGCACGCAGTAAGGTTGCCGATGCCATAATTAACGGCAAGGCACTTAAAATAGAAACGATAAATGATGTAAATAAATGA
- a CDS encoding L,D-transpeptidase family protein, whose product MMIGGVTNYTVQKGDRLELIGAKLGVFWKNIAKENNLDPKVPCVPGQELKITTRKIVPRTLEDGIIINIADRTLYYFKMGKLTTYPVGVGLAREDDFGDWHTPTGKFIILGKKKNPTWSVPESIQLEMAFKGKEVEETVPPGPKNPLGRYAIQTSIPGVLIHETIWPASVYRFQSHGCVRMLPEHMEKFFEEVEKGTKGEIIYEPVKMILTQEGKPYLEVRTDTYKRFSSLKDLAWKLIDEQGVRDKIDTGKVEQLIKDQSGIAEDIAFYPKKEAMVPYMVKTFYQKFFDLFKPKLKNDKRSSELPCGSMTQSLLRVIWLV is encoded by the coding sequence ATGATGATTGGAGGCGTAACAAATTATACGGTTCAGAAGGGCGATCGCCTTGAACTGATTGGTGCAAAACTCGGGGTATTCTGGAAGAACATTGCAAAAGAAAATAATCTTGATCCAAAGGTGCCGTGCGTGCCAGGTCAGGAGCTTAAAATTACCACAAGAAAGATTGTTCCCCGCACTTTAGAGGACGGCATAATAATTAACATTGCAGACAGAACTTTATACTACTTCAAAATGGGTAAATTGACAACATATCCTGTAGGTGTAGGCCTGGCCAGAGAAGACGATTTCGGTGACTGGCACACCCCCACAGGGAAGTTCATTATTTTAGGAAAGAAAAAAAATCCGACATGGTCTGTGCCTGAATCAATCCAGTTAGAAATGGCATTCAAAGGCAAAGAAGTGGAGGAGACAGTTCCTCCTGGTCCTAAAAATCCCTTAGGGAGATATGCTATCCAGACATCCATACCCGGCGTCTTGATCCATGAGACCATCTGGCCGGCAAGCGTTTACCGGTTTCAGAGCCACGGATGTGTTAGAATGCTCCCGGAGCATATGGAAAAGTTTTTTGAAGAGGTTGAAAAAGGTACAAAAGGTGAAATTATTTATGAGCCTGTTAAAATGATACTCACGCAGGAGGGAAAACCCTATCTCGAAGTGCGTACAGATACATACAAAAGGTTTTCATCTCTGAAGGATCTGGCATGGAAACTGATTGATGAACAGGGTGTCAGAGATAAGATAGATACGGGCAAGGTAGAACAGCTTATCAAGGATCAATCGGGGATTGCAGAAGACATTGCCTTTTATCCCAAAAAAGAGGCAATGGTTCCATATATGGTAAAAACCTTTTATCAGAAATTTTTTGATTTATTCAAACCAAAACTCAAAAACGATAAAAGATCCTCTGAGTTGCCCTGCGGTTCTATGACTCAAAGCTTGCTTCGAGTCATTTGGTTAGTTTAG
- a CDS encoding HDOD domain-containing protein — translation MENIIKKDILVKLTSGYGLPSLSNVAVRLIELASDDKSSMDELANLIEKDPSLTIRVLKLANSAFFKSIYPITTVKHAVIRIGFHHLRILALSLSLKDTFPMGKVGSMNYEQFWRVSLYRGLLAKSLANILKLCEPEEAFVAGLTLEIGFLIYFDMFLKGKDDCINLGIYPLESLLALEQEKHGINHREIGEIALQYWKFPDKIIECQRYYGQERDATGPSGLSKICRIAGKLSALICYKHIDFNEIFNTIVSYYGLDNETVYEVVISALDEVDEISKALQVSVEFDKDMTGLMEKANRALSDISEQLLNEKDRGGLPSFDSLREKDGKTEDMAYALQAVAHEIRNPLTIVGGFTRRLAKTMDPSSDGWKYIEIILEETRRLEHALEEATKGLTT, via the coding sequence ATGGAAAATATTATTAAAAAAGACATTTTAGTGAAACTCACATCCGGTTATGGCTTACCATCACTTTCAAACGTTGCCGTAAGACTTATCGAACTCGCATCCGACGACAAAAGTTCTATGGACGAGTTGGCAAACCTGATCGAAAAAGACCCTTCCCTGACTATCCGTGTTCTAAAACTCGCAAACAGTGCTTTTTTTAAATCCATCTACCCTATAACAACAGTGAAACATGCTGTCATAAGAATCGGGTTTCACCATTTGAGAATATTAGCATTGTCATTATCACTGAAGGATACCTTCCCCATGGGTAAAGTCGGGAGCATGAATTACGAACAATTCTGGAGGGTTTCTCTGTATCGGGGACTCCTGGCAAAGTCGCTGGCCAATATTCTTAAGCTATGCGAGCCTGAAGAAGCTTTTGTTGCCGGGCTCACACTTGAGATTGGTTTCCTTATATATTTTGATATGTTCCTGAAAGGCAAGGACGATTGCATCAATCTTGGCATATACCCCCTGGAATCACTTTTGGCTCTTGAACAGGAAAAGCATGGGATAAACCACAGAGAAATCGGTGAAATTGCGCTTCAATACTGGAAATTTCCCGACAAAATCATTGAGTGCCAGCGTTACTACGGGCAGGAAAGGGACGCGACAGGACCATCAGGACTATCGAAAATATGCAGGATAGCAGGAAAACTGTCGGCGCTTATATGTTATAAGCATATCGATTTCAATGAAATATTTAATACAATTGTATCTTATTATGGCTTAGATAATGAAACAGTATATGAAGTCGTCATTTCAGCATTGGATGAGGTTGACGAAATATCAAAGGCACTCCAGGTATCGGTCGAATTTGATAAAGACATGACCGGACTTATGGAAAAGGCAAACAGGGCTTTAAGTGATATTTCGGAACAGTTATTAAATGAAAAAGATAGAGGAGGCTTACCTTCCTTCGATTCATTGCGTGAAAAAGACGGTAAAACCGAGGATATGGCTTATGCCCTTCAGGCAGTCGCCCATGAAATCCGTAATCCACTGACGATAGTAGGCGGGTTTACAAGAAGGCTCGCAAAAACAATGGACCCCTCTTCGGATGGATGGAAATATATTGAAATAATCCTGGAAGAAACAAGAAGACTCGAACATGCGTTAGAGGAAGCCACAAAAGGTCTTACTACATAG
- a CDS encoding response regulator: MRVLVVDDFATMRKIIKNVLKQINIDNVVEAENGKHALDVLKKEEIDLIISDWIMPEMTGIDFLKACKGDDGIKNVPFLMVTAEAQKDCIMEAIKSGVDNYIVKPFTPEKLQGAIDKARARIGK, translated from the coding sequence ATGAGGGTTCTTGTGGTCGATGATTTTGCAACGATGAGGAAAATAATAAAGAACGTTTTAAAACAGATAAATATTGACAACGTTGTAGAGGCAGAAAACGGAAAGCATGCCCTTGATGTTTTGAAGAAAGAGGAAATTGACCTTATAATCAGCGATTGGATTATGCCCGAGATGACCGGCATAGATTTCCTTAAGGCATGCAAGGGCGATGACGGAATTAAAAATGTGCCGTTTCTTATGGTTACTGCCGAGGCACAGAAAGACTGTATAATGGAAGCTATTAAATCAGGAGTCGATAATTATATTGTAAAGCCCTTTACACCTGAAAAACTCCAGGGAGCAATTGACAAGGCGAGGGCAAGAATTGGAAAATAA
- a CDS encoding chemotaxis protein CheX, whose product MEVKYINPFILATQTVFKTMLGITVDIGKPVLKTINSTSGDVTGIMGLVGDKKGMIAISLRNSGAMFVFKTLIGEECNTISAEVVDAIGELTNIISGQARKEFEKTGINLKAAIPMVVVGNAVEMNFITKIPIISLPFYFNINNGNGGGKEVMFVDFSFE is encoded by the coding sequence ATGGAAGTAAAATATATTAACCCTTTTATATTGGCCACACAGACAGTCTTTAAGACAATGCTCGGCATTACTGTAGATATTGGTAAGCCTGTTTTAAAAACCATAAACAGCACATCCGGCGATGTTACAGGCATAATGGGGCTTGTGGGCGATAAGAAAGGTATGATTGCGATAAGTTTAAGAAATAGCGGTGCTATGTTTGTTTTTAAAACACTCATAGGTGAAGAATGCAATACAATAAGTGCAGAAGTTGTCGATGCAATCGGCGAGCTGACAAATATAATATCAGGCCAGGCGAGAAAAGAATTTGAAAAGACCGGTATAAATTTAAAAGCTGCAATACCGATGGTTGTGGTAGGCAATGCTGTAGAAATGAATTTTATTACGAAAATCCCTATAATTTCACTTCCGTTTTATTTTAATATTAATAATGGAAATGGAGGAGGAAAAGAAGTTATGTTTGTGGATTTTTCTTTTGAGTAA
- a CDS encoding PAS domain S-box protein: MTIDLQQDKSETNLTDCKSDQLISESLYRTVFETTGTATIIIEEDTIISNVNRKFESLSGYSKEQVEGKKSWTDFIEKSCLEKMIMYHKTRRVDPDSAPGSYECQFIDRNGDVRDVYVTVAIIPGTKKSVVSILDITESIKARQALQESETKFKLLFQKSVDPILLLDSNKFTDCNDAACKIMHCTSKEQLLGLSPTQVSPEIQPDGRLTSDKGREVFDTAEKEGSSFFEWVHINRDNEPFWAEVSLTAVPIKGKKYLYTVWRDITKRKQAEAALQESEERYKTAIENSNDGILIVKDGRYVSVNRRLVEMLGYESAGEIEGKDIGMTIHPDYVDKVMGISIEQNSKERLATAYEIKHIKKDGTFIDTEASITKTTLKGEAVLLVYLRDTTHRNLAKEALKKRENELEIKSINLEEANIALKVLLKHREEDKKALKDTILANVQELVFPYIERLKNGHLSDNQIVYLGILETNLRDIISPFLQKMTSNYSTFTPTEIQVAGLIKNGKTSKEIAELMNISTGTIDTHRNSIRSKLDLNNKKINLRTYLLSL, from the coding sequence ATGACAATAGATCTGCAGCAAGATAAAAGCGAAACCAACCTTACTGATTGTAAATCTGACCAGTTAATTTCCGAATCTTTATACCGCACCGTCTTTGAAACTACCGGTACTGCAACTATAATAATTGAAGAAGACACAATAATATCAAATGTGAACAGGAAGTTTGAAAGTCTGTCCGGATATTCGAAGGAACAAGTAGAGGGTAAAAAAAGCTGGACAGATTTTATCGAAAAAAGTTGCCTTGAAAAAATGATAATGTACCATAAGACAAGGAGGGTTGATCCTGATAGTGCGCCCGGAAGTTATGAATGTCAATTTATTGACAGAAACGGCGATGTAAGGGATGTGTATGTAACTGTTGCGATTATTCCGGGCACAAAAAAGAGTGTGGTGTCAATTCTTGATATTACTGAGTCCATAAAGGCCCGGCAGGCGCTGCAGGAAAGCGAAACCAAATTCAAATTATTATTTCAAAAGTCTGTTGACCCTATTTTGCTGCTTGATAGTAACAAGTTTACCGACTGCAATGATGCTGCCTGCAAAATAATGCATTGTACTTCAAAGGAACAGTTGTTAGGGCTTTCTCCTACGCAAGTATCTCCCGAAATACAGCCTGATGGCCGGCTCACATCTGATAAGGGAAGAGAGGTTTTTGATACGGCAGAAAAGGAAGGAAGCAGTTTTTTTGAATGGGTGCACATTAATCGGGATAACGAACCCTTCTGGGCAGAAGTATCGCTGACAGCAGTCCCGATAAAAGGAAAAAAATATCTATATACAGTGTGGAGAGACATTACAAAGCGCAAACAGGCTGAGGCAGCATTACAGGAATCTGAAGAGCGTTATAAAACTGCTATTGAAAACTCCAATGACGGTATCTTAATTGTAAAGGATGGGAGGTATGTTTCCGTCAACCGTAGACTTGTAGAGATGCTCGGTTATGAAAGTGCCGGAGAAATTGAAGGAAAAGACATCGGGATGACAATTCATCCTGATTATGTCGATAAGGTTATGGGTATTTCTATAGAACAAAACAGTAAAGAACGTCTTGCCACTGCATATGAAATCAAGCATATCAAAAAAGACGGAACATTCATTGATACCGAAGCCTCGATAACAAAGACAACATTAAAAGGAGAGGCGGTATTGCTTGTATACCTGAGGGATACTACCCATCGCAACCTTGCCAAAGAAGCGCTGAAAAAAAGAGAAAATGAACTGGAGATAAAATCTATTAATCTTGAAGAAGCCAACATTGCTTTAAAAGTATTGCTTAAGCACAGGGAGGAGGATAAAAAGGCCCTTAAAGATACAATCCTGGCTAATGTCCAGGAACTGGTGTTCCCGTATATTGAAAGGTTGAAAAATGGACACTTAAGCGACAACCAGATAGTGTATCTGGGCATACTTGAAACAAACTTGAGAGATATTATATCTCCGTTTTTACAGAAGATGACCTCAAACTATTCCACTTTTACGCCAACTGAAATCCAGGTTGCCGGTCTTATCAAGAACGGTAAAACGAGCAAGGAAATTGCAGAGCTTATGAATATATCAACGGGTACAATTGATACCCACAGAAACAGCATCAGAAGCAAGCTTGATTTAAACAACAAAAAGATAAATCTGCGAACCTATTTGCTGTCCCTATAA